A genomic segment from Lytechinus variegatus isolate NC3 chromosome 10, Lvar_3.0, whole genome shotgun sequence encodes:
- the LOC121422978 gene encoding translation initiation factor IF-2-like has protein sequence MGLGERRGGRRAGGHRRRAHHRHNHHRNRHRRRHHGGRGFHGARPVLRLGWRRKGAGGGGGVGGGSVVPISGGHYALLIMLIMAAAFGFIVGMTLANIGGWVSTTLGRIGMFMLFASFIFIIILVAMRCNMMKLPPGPAVGGVEAGNATMTVSTVTIGGSTTASQIDETTSYTSQVSAFQPGGVAMGMQPGYAGGPVQPPPPTQSFTVAPYPPAQNGGAPYPPVNNPVLAPIVPPPQQPVVPPPGTYNYPVQSLPGGNVGVAIPNNPNGNNDAPPPSYNDVISGNVR, from the exons ATGGGATTAGGTGAAAGAAGAGGAGGTCGTCGAGCAGGAGGTCATCGACGACGCGCACATCATCGTCATAACCACCACCGCAATCGTCACCGTCGTCGTCATCATGGTGGTCGTGGGTTTCACGGTGCTCGTCCCGTTCTCAGGCTTGGTTGGAGACGGAAAGGAgctggaggaggaggaggagttgGCGGCGGGTCGGTCGTTCCTATCTCAGGGGGACATTATGCCCTACTTATTATGCTCATCATGGCTGCAGCCTTTGGTTTTATCGTAGGCATGACTTTAGCCAACATTGGAGGGTGGGTGTCGACCACCCTTGGAAGAATAGGCATGTTCATGCTCTTCGCTAgttttatcttcatcatcatactGGTTGCGATGCGATGCAACATGATGAAATTACCCCCAGGACCAGCGGTGGGAGGGGTGGAGGCAGGCAATGCCACCATGACAGTGTCCACTGTGACTATAGGTGGAAGCACTACAGCTTCACAGATTGATGAAACAACATCATATACCTCCCAGGTTAGCGCGTTCCAGCCTGGAGGAGTTGCCATGGGAATGCAACCAGGTTACGCAGGAGGACCAGTCCAGCCTCCACCACCAACACAGAG ctTCACCGTAGCACCATATCCACCTGCTCAAAATGGAGGTGCCCCATACCCACCCGTTAACAACCCCGTACTAGCACCCATCGTGCCTCCGCCACAACAGCCGGTAGTTCCACCACCAGGAACCTATAACTACCCCGTACAATCGTTACCTGGTGGTAATGTGGGCGTGGCCATTCCTAATAACCCTAATGGAAATAACGACGCGCCTCCGCCATCctacaatgacgtcataagtgGGAATGTCAGATGA